A window of Numenius arquata chromosome 6, bNumArq3.hap1.1, whole genome shotgun sequence contains these coding sequences:
- the EIF5 gene encoding eukaryotic translation initiation factor 5 yields the protein MSVNVNRGVSDQFYRYKMPRLIAKVEGKGNGIKTVIVNMVDVAKALNRPPTYPTKFFGCELGAQTQFDVKNDRYIVNGSHEANKLQDMLDGFIKKFVLCPECENPETDLHVNPKKQTIGNSCKACGYRGMLDTNHKLCTFILKNPPESGETGTGKKEKDKKNRKGKDKENGSVSSNETLPPPPPEEITPPQVVEEEDDDDWGEDTTEEAQRRRMDEISDHAKNLTLSEDLERTVEERVNILFDFVKKKKEEGVIDTSDKDIVAEAERLDVKAMGPLVLTEVLFDEKIREQIRKYRRHFLRFCHNNKKAQRYLLHGFECVVAMHQSQLISKIPHILKEMYDADLLEEEVILSWAEKASKKYVSKELAKEIRVKAEPFIKWLKEAEEESSGNEEEDEDENLEVVYSTTASVPKVETVKPANNKDDDIDIDAI from the exons ATGTCTGTCAACGTCAACCGCGGTGTTTCAGATCAGTTCTATCGCTACAAAATGCCCCGTCTGATTGCCAAG gtggAGGGCAAAGGAAATGGAATAAAGACGGTTATAGTCAACATGGTTGACGTTGCAAAGGCGCTTAATCGGCCTCCAACGT ATCCTACCAAATTTTTTGGTTGTGAGCTGGGAGCACAGACCCAGTTTGATGTTAAGAATGACCGTTACATTGTCAATGGATCTCATGAGGCGAATAAGCTGCAAGACATGTTGGATGGATTCATTAAAAAATTTGTTCTCTGTCCTGAGTGTGAGAATCCTGAAACTGATCTG CATGTCAATCCTAAGAAACAAACTATAGGTAATTCTTGCAAAGCCTGTGGCTATCGAGGCATGCTTGACACAAACCATAAACTCTGCACGTTCATTCTCAAAAACCCACCTG AAAGTGGTGAGACTGGTacgggaaagaaagaaaaagacaagaagaacaggaaaggaaaagacaaagagaaTGGTTCTGTGTCCAGCAATGAGACACTTCCACCCCCACCACCAGAGGAGATCACCCCTCCACAGGTTGTG gaggaggaggatgatgatgactGGGGTGAAGACACAACAGAAGAAGCCCAGAGGCGTAGAATGGATGAAATCAGTGACCATGCAAAGAACCTCACACTTAGTGAAGACCTGGAAAGAACAGTGGAGGAGAGAGTCAACATACTATTTGATTTTGTGAAG aaaaagaaggaagaaggtgTCATTGATACTTCTGACAAAGACATTGTAGCAGAAGCAGAGAGACTGGATGTAAAGGCTATGGGCCCGCTGGTTCTCACTGAAGTCCTTTTTGACGAAAAGATTCGTGAACAGATAAGGAAATACAGGCGTCACTTCCTTCGT TTCTGCCACAACAACAAGAAGGCTCAGAGGTACCTTCTCCATGGCTTTGAGTGTGTGGTGGCCATGCATCAGTCTCAGCTTATTTCTAAAATACCAcatattttgaaggaaatgtaTGATGCAGATCTTCTGGAAGAAGAAGTCATCCTTAGCTGGGCAGAAAAG GCCTCAAAGAAATATGTTTCAAAGGAGCTTGCCAAAGAAATCCGTGTCAAAGCAGAACCATTTATTAAATGGCTAAAGGAAGCTGAAGAAGAATCTTCCGGTAatgaagaagaggatgaagatgaAAACTTAGAG GTGGTGTACTCTACAACTGCCAGCGTACCTAAAGTTGAAACTGTGAAGCCTGCAAACAATAAAGATGACGATATCGATATCGATGCCATTTAA